Below is a genomic region from Deltaproteobacteria bacterium.
CGCCGGATGACCTTGCCGTCCTTGCTGACATGTTTGCCGTCGTGGCAACGAAAACAGCCAGGGGAGTCCCTGTGCCCGATATTGTTGGGATACATCTTCCAGCTGACCTTCATGGACGGGAAGAAGTTCTGGTCGTATATGTACTGAATTGCCTTTATTGCCTGGTTGATATCGTCGGCTCTGGAGGCCGCCACCTCGGGGTATTTCCGATCGTAAAACGATTTGAGCTTGCTGTCTATCTCCTCGAAGGCCTGTTTCTTCGTTTTATAATCCCCTACAAGCACCCTTACCCCCTCACGCTTGATATAAGGCAAGGTGTGGTCAATGGTCTCATTCAGGAGAGCCTGGTCCATACTGCGCTGGGGGGAGTTAAAAATATGCGTCGGCCGGTTGTGGCAAACGACACAGTCCACAAGCCGAATATCCTTATCGCGTCCGCCCCCACTGTTTTCCTTCTCCTCGTAGTCCTGGAGTTTGTACTCCACCACAGTGCCGTCCGCCTGCTTGTCCCAGACGGTGGGGATTACCTGCTGTCCGGGATCTGCAGCCCTGAAAGTCACTTTTTCCTCCGAAAGCATGTGCCAGTGGATGCCGGACCCGACTTCCTCGCTCGAATTCTCGCCCCCTCCAATCTTCACGAGCATGGATACGTCATGCGGGGTGTTTTTCTCATCAAAACCGAAGTGGGTCCTCACCGTCATCTTGCTGCCGAAGAACTTCTCCGGCCAGTGACATTCCTCGCACGTTTCACGGGCCGGACGGAGATGCTCAATGGCCGGCGGGATGGGTTTGGGATAGGTTTTCAGGAGAACGGCGAACAGCTGCCTGGTGCCCGCGAGTTTGGATCTGACGTACCATCCCGCCCCCGGGCCCACGTGGCATTCCGTGCACAAGACCCTGGCATGGGGAGAGTTCTTCGCTGCGGTCGCCTCGGGAGCCATCACCTGGTGACACAGATCTCCGCAAAATACCCGCGACTCCGTAAAATGATATGCCTGGTAGGCAATGACCGTCAGGAGGATCACGGCAGACACCGTGCCTGCCATGAAGACAAAGAACCTTACCCTGTTCCCCGGATCGTTCAGGTCCAGGACTGGGAATTGCGGTATTTCGTCGGTGTGGCCCCTGCGCCTTCTTTTGTGTTCATCCCACATCCCCCACACAA
It encodes:
- a CDS encoding cytochrome C; translation: MAESKNIFERGLWRNPMSYLGMLLSIGSALTILVLLVIDFLATFSSPYFGVLLFFILPVSFMAGFLLIVWGMWDEHKRRRRGHTDEIPQFPVLDLNDPGNRVRFFVFMAGTVSAVILLTVIAYQAYHFTESRVFCGDLCHQVMAPEATAAKNSPHARVLCTECHVGPGAGWYVRSKLAGTRQLFAVLLKTYPKPIPPAIEHLRPARETCEECHWPEKFFGSKMTVRTHFGFDEKNTPHDVSMLVKIGGGENSSEEVGSGIHWHMLSEEKVTFRAADPGQQVIPTVWDKQADGTVVEYKLQDYEEKENSGGGRDKDIRLVDCVVCHNRPTHIFNSPQRSMDQALLNETIDHTLPYIKREGVRVLVGDYKTKKQAFEEIDSKLKSFYDRKYPEVAASRADDINQAIKAIQYIYDQNFFPSMKVSWKMYPNNIGHRDSPGCFRCHDGKHVSKDGKVIRRTCTICHTMPKSGPSKHWAEGYPAGAKWETWHPWALKGKHALMNCSTCHTGGMLPPRDCATCHEEKNVTHYSKNGGMSDFECSDCHQDLQKVRPLVECTDCHDDLGGLHVKVEEHKDADCTTCHQAHLWVVNNRDTCYQCHDDRTDHNPEKFCGDCHKFN